Proteins from one Deltaproteobacteria bacterium genomic window:
- the amrB gene encoding AmmeMemoRadiSam system protein B has product MRATVVVITAAALWQLLQPPPADDDDEVLMRYPLHHRETLRAFEQLNRAARRSEAAPEPPRLRRLDLTPVSDNGTVSYVLTDPERISPRALALTAAGVKVLQLLDGSRSLDQIAAQAAAIVPASDTPERVRQLVQNLSASLFLFDTAYRSAVIELVGDFARLRERAPIAMGSSYPDDGAAAREQVLGYLDGHQPPAGKLRGLIAPHIDYQRGHLTYGKAYGALRGLTGVRRFVILGTAHNRSFRRFTATRKHYRTALGTTVTDSDFLGRLARTYPYPLFEDEFLHRGEHSIELNLPFLQALFGPDVAVVPILCGSQQDLFAERRDPLADPETAAFIAALRQTIAESAGDSVVIAAADLSHMGPHFGDQFIMDEERLARLRRDDQALIDRLAAADAAGFFAALSKSNNATRVCGAAPIYALLQVLGPDVRIEVRGYEQCTDPERFTTVTIPAAAVVDGD; this is encoded by the coding sequence GTGCGCGCGACGGTGGTGGTGATCACCGCCGCGGCGCTGTGGCAACTGCTACAGCCACCGCCAGCGGACGATGACGACGAGGTTCTCATGCGCTATCCGCTCCACCACCGCGAGACCCTGCGGGCTTTCGAACAGCTCAACCGTGCGGCGCGCCGTTCTGAAGCTGCCCCCGAGCCCCCGCGCTTGCGCCGGCTCGATCTTACCCCCGTAAGCGATAACGGCACGGTCTCCTACGTGCTGACCGATCCGGAACGGATCAGCCCGCGCGCGCTGGCGCTAACAGCGGCGGGGGTCAAGGTGTTGCAATTGCTCGACGGCAGCCGCTCGCTCGACCAGATCGCGGCGCAAGCGGCCGCGATCGTCCCAGCCAGCGATACCCCCGAGCGCGTGCGCCAACTGGTGCAGAATCTCTCCGCCAGCCTGTTCTTGTTCGACACTGCTTACCGCAGCGCGGTGATCGAGTTGGTCGGCGATTTCGCGCGCCTGCGCGAGCGTGCGCCGATTGCGATGGGCAGCAGCTATCCCGATGACGGTGCCGCCGCGCGGGAACAGGTCTTGGGATACCTCGACGGCCACCAGCCGCCGGCAGGCAAGCTGCGCGGCCTGATCGCGCCTCACATCGACTATCAGCGCGGGCACCTCACCTATGGCAAGGCGTACGGCGCCTTGCGCGGACTCACCGGGGTGCGCCGCTTCGTCATTCTCGGCACCGCCCACAACCGCAGCTTTCGCCGCTTCACCGCCACCCGCAAGCACTACCGCACGGCCCTGGGCACGACGGTCACCGACAGTGACTTCCTCGGTCGCCTGGCGCGCACCTACCCGTATCCGCTGTTCGAGGACGAGTTTCTCCATCGCGGCGAGCATTCCATCGAGCTGAACCTGCCGTTTCTGCAGGCGCTGTTCGGCCCCGATGTTGCGGTCGTACCGATCCTTTGCGGTTCGCAACAAGACCTTTTCGCCGAGCGCCGTGATCCGCTGGCCGATCCGGAGACCGCCGCCTTCATCGCCGCGTTGCGCCAGACGATCGCGGAGTCGGCCGGCGACAGCGTGGTGATTGCCGCCGCCGACCTGTCGCACATGGGCCCGCACTTCGGCGACCAGTTCATCATGGACGAAGAGCGCCTGGCGCGTTTGCGGCGCGACGACCAGGCCCTGATCGACCGGCTTGCGGCCGCCGACGCCGCCGGATTCTTTGCCGCACTGAGCAAGAGCAACAACGCCACCCGCGTCTGCGGCGCGGCCCCGATCTATGCGCTGTTGCAGGTACTGGGGCCGGATGTCCGGATCGAGGTGCGCGGCTACGAGCAGTGCACCGACCCGGAGCGCTTCACCACCGTGACCATCCCGGCGGCGGCGGTGGTGGACGGCGATTGA